Proteins encoded in a region of the Anguilla anguilla isolate fAngAng1 chromosome 10, fAngAng1.pri, whole genome shotgun sequence genome:
- the LOC118206931 gene encoding solute carrier family 12 member 2-like isoform X2 produces the protein MSGNASSTSAREKPQEEQTVTPSLKPAGPKASQSRFQVDVVAEAAAASAAEKSKRHSTEKPPALSKGTDRPASEESKGRFRVVNFVDPSGVEIPPDADGVQSGDTIKSEGSLHSSTGGTHHYYYDTHTNTYYLRTFGHNTIDAVPNIDFYRQTVAPLGEKLIRPTLSELHDELDKEPFDEGFANGEELTPADEAAVTEPAEQKGAVKFGWIKGVLVRCMLNIWGVMLFIRMTWIVGHAGIALSCVIILMAMVVTTITGLSTSAIATNGFVRGGGAYYLISRSLGPEFGGSIGLIFAFANAVAVSMYVVGFAETVVELLSTIDAHMTDELNDIRIVGTLTVILLLGISVAGMEWEAKAQIFLLVILICAIFNFFIGTFIPMESKQPLGFFSYKADILMENMVPDFRGETFFSVFAIFFPAATGILAGANISGDLTDPQSAIPKGTLLAIVITGIVYLGVAVSAGGCILRDASGNSNDTITGQSMNCTDAACKLGYDFSACKAAMNCKFGLHNDMQIMSEVSGFGPLISAGVFSATLSSALASLVSAPKVFQALCKDNIYPGLGVFAKGYGKNNEPLRGYVLTFFIGLAFILIAELNVIAPIISNFFLASYALINFSVFHASLANSPGWRPSFKYYNMWVSLAGAVLCCGVMFVINWWAALLTNVIVMALYIYVSYKKPDVNWGSSMQALTYHQALSHCLQLTSVEDHIKNFRPQCLVMIGYPNSRPALLNLVHAFTKNMGLLICGHVRMFTRRPSFKDLTNDQVRYQRWLLKNRTKAFYTPVFAEDLRQGTQYLLQASGIGRLRPNTLVMGFKNNWRDGEMKDVETYINMIHDAFDFQYGAVMLRLKEGLDISHIQGQDEFLSTQEKAPGGKDIVVSFDLSKDSDGDSSKTSSRISTAQSSPIIQKEKKSPPAALSAADQRLLEASQSFQKKQGKGTVDVWWLFDDGGLTLLIPYLLTNKKKWKDCKIRVFIGGKINRIDHDRRAMAALLSKFRISFSDITVLGDINTKPKKENVAAFEEMIEPYKLKEDDMEQEAAERLKAEEPWRITDNELELYRAKTNRQIRLNELLQEHSSTANLIVMSMPLARKGAVSSALYMSWLETLSKDLPPILLVRGNHQSVLTFYS, from the exons ATGTCTGGGAATGCATCCTCCACCTCTGCCCGGGAGAAACCGCAAGAGGAGCAGACCGTGACCCCAAGCCTGAAGCCTGCGGGTCCCAAAGCAAGCCAGAGCCGATTCCAGGTGGACGTTGTCGCGGAGGCGGCAGCCGCATCGGCTGCGGAAAAGAGCAAAAGACATTCTACTGAAAAGCCCCCCGCTTTAAGTAAGGGAACTGACCGGCCGGCGAGCGAGGAGTCGAAAGGTAGATTTAGGGTGGTAAACTTTGTGGATCCCAGCGGGGTAGAGATCCCACCAGATGCAGATGGAGTCCAAAGTGGGGACACAATTAAGAGCGAGGGCAGCTTACATTCCTCCACCGGTGGAACGCACCACTATTATTACGACACCCACACTAACACCTATTACCTGAGGACTTTCGGCCACAACACAATCGATGCGGTCCCGAACATCGATTTCTACCGGCAAACCGTGGCGCCACTTGGAGAAAAGTTGATTCGACCCACTCTCTCGGAGCTACACGATGAGCTCGATAAG GAACCCTTCGACGAGGGCTTCGCTAACGGGGAGGAGCTAACCCCCGCGGACGAGGCCGCCGTGACGGAGCCGGCGGAGCAGAAAGGCGCGGTGAAGTTCGGCTGGATCAAAGGCGTCTTG GTACGCTGCATGTTGAACATTTGGGGTGTCATGCTCTTTATCCGTATGACCTGGATTGTGGGCCATGCAGGCATTG CTCTCTCGTGCGTGATTATTCTTATGGCGATGGTCGTTACCACCATCACTGGACTCTCAACCTCAGCAATAGCGACCAATGGATTCGTGAGAGGGG GTGGGGCGTATTATTTAATATCTCGGAGTCTGGGCCCAGAGTTTGGCGGGTCCATTGGTCTCATCTTCGCCTTCGCCAACGCTGTGGCCGTCTCCATGTACGTGGTGGGCTTCGCTGAAACCGTGGTGGAGCTCCTCAGT ACTATAGACGCCCACATGACGGACGAGCTCAATGACATCAGGATAGTGGGGACCCTCACCGTCATCCTGCTTCTGGGCATCTCTGTCGCAGGGATGGAGTGGGAAGCTAAG GCCCAGATCTTCCTGCTAGTCATCCTCATATGCGCCATCTTCAACTTCTTCATTGGAACCTTCATCCCCATGGAATCCAAACAGCCATTGGGCTTCTTTAGCTACAAAG CGGACATTTTGATGGAGAACATGGTTCCGGACTTCCGTGGGGAGACCTTCTTCTCTGTGTTCGCCATCTTCTTCCCAGCAGCCACTGGCATTCTGGCTGGAGCCAACATCTCAGGAGACCTCACG GACCCACAGTCAGCCATTCCAAAGGGAACTCTTTTAGCCATCGTCATAACTGGAATTGTTTACCTGGGAGTTGCAGTTAGTGCAG GAGGCTGCATTTTGCGGGATGCCTCGGGCAACAGCAACGACACCATCACCGGCCAATCAATGAACTGCACAGACGCAGCCTGTAAACTAGGCTATGACTTCTCCGCGTGCAAGGCCGCCATGAACTGCAAGTTTGGGCTCCACAACGACATGCAG ATCATGAGCGAGGTGTCTGGGTTTGGGCCCCTCATCTCAGCGGGCGTCTTCTCTGCAACGCTGTCCTCTGCCCTGGCCTCGCTGGTCAGTGCCCCCAAAGTCTTTCAG GCTCTGTGCAAAGACAACATCtaccccggcctgggcgtgttTGCCAAGGGCTACGGGAAGAACAACGAGCCCCTGCGTGGCTATGTCCTCACCTTCTTCATTGGGCTGGCCTTCATTCTTATCG CGGAGTTGAACGTCATCGCTCCCATCATCTCCAACTTCTTCCTGGCATCTTACGCGTTGATCAATTTCTCGGTGTTCCACGCCTCTCTGGCCAATTCTCCAG GGTGGCGTCCCAGCTTCAAGTACTACAACATGTGGGTGTCCCTGGCGGGGGCAGTGCTCTGCTGTGGGGTCATGTTCGTCATCAACTGGTGGGCGGCCCTCCTGACCAATGTCATTGTCATGGCGCTCTACATTTATGTCAGCTACAAGAAGCCAG ATGTGAACTGGGGCTCGTCCATGCAAGCTCTCACATACCATCAGGCCCTGTCTCACTGTCTGCAGCTGACGAGCGTGGAGGACCACATCAAGAACTTCAG ACCCCAGTGCCTGGTGATGATTGGCTACCCAAATTCTCGCCCCGCCCTGCTCAACCTGGTGCATGCCTTCACAAAGAACATGGGCCTGCTGATCTGCGGGCACGTTCGTATG tttaCCCGTAGGCCGAGCTTCAAAGACCTAACGAACGACCAGGTGCGCTACCAGCGCTGGCTGCTGAAGAACAGGACCAAGGCCTTTTATACACCTGTGTTTGCCGAGGACCTTCGGCAGGGCACCCAGTACCTGCTACAG GCTTCAGGTATAGGTCGCTTGAGGCCCAACACGCTGGTGATGGGGTTCAAAAACaactggagggatggagagatgaAAGATGTTGAGACCTACATCAACATGATCCA TGATGCATTCGACTTCCAGTACGGTGCAGTTATGCTCAGGTTGAAAGAAGGACTTGACATTTCACACATTCAAGGTCAAG ATGAATTCCTGTCCACCCAGGAGAAGGCCCCGGGGGGTAAGGATATCGTGGTGTCCTTCGACCTGAGCAAAGACTCAGACGGTGACTCGTCCAAAACCTCCTCCAGAATCTCCACGGCCCAAAGCAGCCCCATCATTCAGAAAG AGAAGAAGAGCCCTCCCGCGGCCTTAAGCGCGGCCGATCAGAGGCTGCTGGAGGCCAGCCAGAGCTTCCAGAAGAAGCAGGGCAAGGGCACCGTGGACGTCTGGTGGCTGTTCGACGACGGCG GCTTGACATTACTCATTCCATATCTGCTGACGAACAAGAAGAAATGGAAGGACTGCAAGATCCGGGTGTTTATTGGTGGGAAGATCAACAGAATCGACCATGACCGCAGAGC AATGGCAGCTCTGCTGAGCAAGTTCAGGATAAGCTTTTCCGACATCACCGTCCTCGGGGACATCAACACCAAGCCGAAGAAAGAAAA cgttgCGGCCTTTGAGGAGATGATCGAGCCGTACAAGCTGAAGGAGGACGACATGGAGCAGGAGGCGGCCGAGAGGCTGAAGGCCGAGGAGCCGTGGAGGATCACTGACAACGAGCTGGAGCTGTACAGAGCCAAG ACCAACCGGCAGATCAGACTGAACGAGCTGCTGCAGGAGCACTCCAGCACGGCAAACCTCATCGTGAT GAGCATGCCCCTGGCCAGGAAGGGCGCGGTGTCCAGCGCCCTCTACATGTCCTGGCTGGAAACCCTTTCCAAGGACCTGCCCCCCATCCTGCTGGTGCGGGGGAACCACCAGAGTGTCCTCACCTTCTACTCTTAa
- the LOC118206936 gene encoding cortexin-3-like isoform X1, translated as MDPVLSRRAKDDEAGPGEPGRGPVRMSVRLLWDDPLHLTWTMEAEPFTSTLLRSGGPVLDPGMTLEQKTTFVFVIFLFIFLGILIIRCFRILLDPYRSMPTSTWGDGLDGLEKGQFDYALA; from the exons ATGGACCCGGTCTTGTCACGGCGAGCCAAAG acgATGAGGCCGGGCCGGGCGAGCCGGGGCGGGGTCCAGTGAGGATGAGCGTGCGTCTCCTGTGGGACGACCCGCTGCACCTCACCTGGACGATGGAGGCGGAGCCCTTCACCTCCACGCTGCTGCGGTCGGGGGGCCCCGTGCTCGACCCCGGCATGACCCTGGAGCAGAAGACCACCTTCGTCTTCgtcatcttcctcttcatcttcctggGCATCCTGATCATCCGCTGCTTCCGCATCCTGCTGGACCCCTACCGCAGCATGCCCACCTCCACCTGGGGCGACGGCCTGGACGGCCTGGAGAAGGGCCAGTTCGACTACGCCCTGGCGTAG
- the LOC118206931 gene encoding solute carrier family 12 member 2-like isoform X1: MSGNASSTSAREKPQEEQTVTPSLKPAGPKASQSRFQVDVVAEAAAASAAEKSKRHSTEKPPALSKGTDRPASEESKGRFRVVNFVDPSGVEIPPDADGVQSGDTIKSEGSLHSSTGGTHHYYYDTHTNTYYLRTFGHNTIDAVPNIDFYRQTVAPLGEKLIRPTLSELHDELDKEPFDEGFANGEELTPADEAAVTEPAEQKGAVKFGWIKGVLVRCMLNIWGVMLFIRMTWIVGHAGIALSCVIILMAMVVTTITGLSTSAIATNGFVRGGGAYYLISRSLGPEFGGSIGLIFAFANAVAVSMYVVGFAETVVELLSTIDAHMTDELNDIRIVGTLTVILLLGISVAGMEWEAKAQIFLLVILICAIFNFFIGTFIPMESKQPLGFFSYKADILMENMVPDFRGETFFSVFAIFFPAATGILAGANISGDLTDPQSAIPKGTLLAIVITGIVYLGVAVSAGGCILRDASGNSNDTITGQSMNCTDAACKLGYDFSACKAAMNCKFGLHNDMQIMSEVSGFGPLISAGVFSATLSSALASLVSAPKVFQALCKDNIYPGLGVFAKGYGKNNEPLRGYVLTFFIGLAFILIAELNVIAPIISNFFLASYALINFSVFHASLANSPGWRPSFKYYNMWVSLAGAVLCCGVMFVINWWAALLTNVIVMALYIYVSYKKPDVNWGSSMQALTYHQALSHCLQLTSVEDHIKNFRPQCLVMIGYPNSRPALLNLVHAFTKNMGLLICGHVRMFTRRPSFKDLTNDQVRYQRWLLKNRTKAFYTPVFAEDLRQGTQYLLQASGIGRLRPNTLVMGFKNNWRDGEMKDVETYINMIHDAFDFQYGAVMLRLKEGLDISHIQGQDEFLSTQEKAPGGKDIVVSFDLSKDSDGDSSKTSSRISTAQSSPIIQKDSDNIPDARTPTQPLLAKEKKSPPAALSAADQRLLEASQSFQKKQGKGTVDVWWLFDDGGLTLLIPYLLTNKKKWKDCKIRVFIGGKINRIDHDRRAMAALLSKFRISFSDITVLGDINTKPKKENVAAFEEMIEPYKLKEDDMEQEAAERLKAEEPWRITDNELELYRAKTNRQIRLNELLQEHSSTANLIVMSMPLARKGAVSSALYMSWLETLSKDLPPILLVRGNHQSVLTFYS; the protein is encoded by the exons ATGTCTGGGAATGCATCCTCCACCTCTGCCCGGGAGAAACCGCAAGAGGAGCAGACCGTGACCCCAAGCCTGAAGCCTGCGGGTCCCAAAGCAAGCCAGAGCCGATTCCAGGTGGACGTTGTCGCGGAGGCGGCAGCCGCATCGGCTGCGGAAAAGAGCAAAAGACATTCTACTGAAAAGCCCCCCGCTTTAAGTAAGGGAACTGACCGGCCGGCGAGCGAGGAGTCGAAAGGTAGATTTAGGGTGGTAAACTTTGTGGATCCCAGCGGGGTAGAGATCCCACCAGATGCAGATGGAGTCCAAAGTGGGGACACAATTAAGAGCGAGGGCAGCTTACATTCCTCCACCGGTGGAACGCACCACTATTATTACGACACCCACACTAACACCTATTACCTGAGGACTTTCGGCCACAACACAATCGATGCGGTCCCGAACATCGATTTCTACCGGCAAACCGTGGCGCCACTTGGAGAAAAGTTGATTCGACCCACTCTCTCGGAGCTACACGATGAGCTCGATAAG GAACCCTTCGACGAGGGCTTCGCTAACGGGGAGGAGCTAACCCCCGCGGACGAGGCCGCCGTGACGGAGCCGGCGGAGCAGAAAGGCGCGGTGAAGTTCGGCTGGATCAAAGGCGTCTTG GTACGCTGCATGTTGAACATTTGGGGTGTCATGCTCTTTATCCGTATGACCTGGATTGTGGGCCATGCAGGCATTG CTCTCTCGTGCGTGATTATTCTTATGGCGATGGTCGTTACCACCATCACTGGACTCTCAACCTCAGCAATAGCGACCAATGGATTCGTGAGAGGGG GTGGGGCGTATTATTTAATATCTCGGAGTCTGGGCCCAGAGTTTGGCGGGTCCATTGGTCTCATCTTCGCCTTCGCCAACGCTGTGGCCGTCTCCATGTACGTGGTGGGCTTCGCTGAAACCGTGGTGGAGCTCCTCAGT ACTATAGACGCCCACATGACGGACGAGCTCAATGACATCAGGATAGTGGGGACCCTCACCGTCATCCTGCTTCTGGGCATCTCTGTCGCAGGGATGGAGTGGGAAGCTAAG GCCCAGATCTTCCTGCTAGTCATCCTCATATGCGCCATCTTCAACTTCTTCATTGGAACCTTCATCCCCATGGAATCCAAACAGCCATTGGGCTTCTTTAGCTACAAAG CGGACATTTTGATGGAGAACATGGTTCCGGACTTCCGTGGGGAGACCTTCTTCTCTGTGTTCGCCATCTTCTTCCCAGCAGCCACTGGCATTCTGGCTGGAGCCAACATCTCAGGAGACCTCACG GACCCACAGTCAGCCATTCCAAAGGGAACTCTTTTAGCCATCGTCATAACTGGAATTGTTTACCTGGGAGTTGCAGTTAGTGCAG GAGGCTGCATTTTGCGGGATGCCTCGGGCAACAGCAACGACACCATCACCGGCCAATCAATGAACTGCACAGACGCAGCCTGTAAACTAGGCTATGACTTCTCCGCGTGCAAGGCCGCCATGAACTGCAAGTTTGGGCTCCACAACGACATGCAG ATCATGAGCGAGGTGTCTGGGTTTGGGCCCCTCATCTCAGCGGGCGTCTTCTCTGCAACGCTGTCCTCTGCCCTGGCCTCGCTGGTCAGTGCCCCCAAAGTCTTTCAG GCTCTGTGCAAAGACAACATCtaccccggcctgggcgtgttTGCCAAGGGCTACGGGAAGAACAACGAGCCCCTGCGTGGCTATGTCCTCACCTTCTTCATTGGGCTGGCCTTCATTCTTATCG CGGAGTTGAACGTCATCGCTCCCATCATCTCCAACTTCTTCCTGGCATCTTACGCGTTGATCAATTTCTCGGTGTTCCACGCCTCTCTGGCCAATTCTCCAG GGTGGCGTCCCAGCTTCAAGTACTACAACATGTGGGTGTCCCTGGCGGGGGCAGTGCTCTGCTGTGGGGTCATGTTCGTCATCAACTGGTGGGCGGCCCTCCTGACCAATGTCATTGTCATGGCGCTCTACATTTATGTCAGCTACAAGAAGCCAG ATGTGAACTGGGGCTCGTCCATGCAAGCTCTCACATACCATCAGGCCCTGTCTCACTGTCTGCAGCTGACGAGCGTGGAGGACCACATCAAGAACTTCAG ACCCCAGTGCCTGGTGATGATTGGCTACCCAAATTCTCGCCCCGCCCTGCTCAACCTGGTGCATGCCTTCACAAAGAACATGGGCCTGCTGATCTGCGGGCACGTTCGTATG tttaCCCGTAGGCCGAGCTTCAAAGACCTAACGAACGACCAGGTGCGCTACCAGCGCTGGCTGCTGAAGAACAGGACCAAGGCCTTTTATACACCTGTGTTTGCCGAGGACCTTCGGCAGGGCACCCAGTACCTGCTACAG GCTTCAGGTATAGGTCGCTTGAGGCCCAACACGCTGGTGATGGGGTTCAAAAACaactggagggatggagagatgaAAGATGTTGAGACCTACATCAACATGATCCA TGATGCATTCGACTTCCAGTACGGTGCAGTTATGCTCAGGTTGAAAGAAGGACTTGACATTTCACACATTCAAGGTCAAG ATGAATTCCTGTCCACCCAGGAGAAGGCCCCGGGGGGTAAGGATATCGTGGTGTCCTTCGACCTGAGCAAAGACTCAGACGGTGACTCGTCCAAAACCTCCTCCAGAATCTCCACGGCCCAAAGCAGCCCCATCATTCAGAAAG ACTCAGATAACATCCCTGACGCCAGGACGCCCACTCAGCCACTGCTGGCAAAAG AGAAGAAGAGCCCTCCCGCGGCCTTAAGCGCGGCCGATCAGAGGCTGCTGGAGGCCAGCCAGAGCTTCCAGAAGAAGCAGGGCAAGGGCACCGTGGACGTCTGGTGGCTGTTCGACGACGGCG GCTTGACATTACTCATTCCATATCTGCTGACGAACAAGAAGAAATGGAAGGACTGCAAGATCCGGGTGTTTATTGGTGGGAAGATCAACAGAATCGACCATGACCGCAGAGC AATGGCAGCTCTGCTGAGCAAGTTCAGGATAAGCTTTTCCGACATCACCGTCCTCGGGGACATCAACACCAAGCCGAAGAAAGAAAA cgttgCGGCCTTTGAGGAGATGATCGAGCCGTACAAGCTGAAGGAGGACGACATGGAGCAGGAGGCGGCCGAGAGGCTGAAGGCCGAGGAGCCGTGGAGGATCACTGACAACGAGCTGGAGCTGTACAGAGCCAAG ACCAACCGGCAGATCAGACTGAACGAGCTGCTGCAGGAGCACTCCAGCACGGCAAACCTCATCGTGAT GAGCATGCCCCTGGCCAGGAAGGGCGCGGTGTCCAGCGCCCTCTACATGTCCTGGCTGGAAACCCTTTCCAAGGACCTGCCCCCCATCCTGCTGGTGCGGGGGAACCACCAGAGTGTCCTCACCTTCTACTCTTAa
- the LOC118206931 gene encoding solute carrier family 12 member 2-like isoform X3 encodes MSGNASSTSAREKPQEEQTVTPSLKPAGPKASQSRFQVDVVAEAAAASAAEKSKRHSTEKPPALSKGTDRPASEESKGRFRVVNFVDPSGVEIPPDADGVQSGDTIKSEGSLHSSTGGTHHYYYDTHTNTYYLRTFGHNTIDAVPNIDFYRQTVAPLGEKLIRPTLSELHDELDKEPFDEGFANGEELTPADEAAVTEPAEQKGAVKFGWIKGVLVRCMLNIWGVMLFIRMTWIVGHAGIALSCVIILMAMVVTTITGLSTSAIATNGFVRGGGAYYLISRSLGPEFGGSIGLIFAFANAVAVSMYVVGFAETVVELLSTIDAHMTDELNDIRIVGTLTVILLLGISVAGMEWEAKAQIFLLVILICAIFNFFIGTFIPMESKQPLGFFSYKADILMENMVPDFRGETFFSVFAIFFPAATGILAGANISGDLTDPQSAIPKGTLLAIVITGIVYLGVAVSAGGCILRDASGNSNDTITGQSMNCTDAACKLGYDFSACKAAMNCKFGLHNDMQIMSEVSGFGPLISAGVFSATLSSALASLVSAPKVFQALCKDNIYPGLGVFAKGYGKNNEPLRGYVLTFFIGLAFILIAELNVIAPIISNFFLASYALINFSVFHASLANSPGWRPSFKYYNMWVSLAGAVLCCGVMFVINWWAALLTNVIVMALYIYVSYKKPDVNWGSSMQALTYHQALSHCLQLTSVEDHIKNFRPQCLVMIGYPNSRPALLNLVHAFTKNMGLLICGHVRMFTRRPSFKDLTNDQVRYQRWLLKNRTKAFYTPVFAEDLRQGTQYLLQASGIGRLRPNTLVMGFKNNWRDGEMKDVETYINMIHDAFDFQYGAVMLRLKEGLDISHIQGQDEFLSTQEKAPGGKDIVVSFDLSKDSDGDSSKTSSRISTAQSSPIIQKEKSPPAALSAADQRLLEASQSFQKKQGKGTVDVWWLFDDGGLTLLIPYLLTNKKKWKDCKIRVFIGGKINRIDHDRRAMAALLSKFRISFSDITVLGDINTKPKKENVAAFEEMIEPYKLKEDDMEQEAAERLKAEEPWRITDNELELYRAKTNRQIRLNELLQEHSSTANLIVMSMPLARKGAVSSALYMSWLETLSKDLPPILLVRGNHQSVLTFYS; translated from the exons ATGTCTGGGAATGCATCCTCCACCTCTGCCCGGGAGAAACCGCAAGAGGAGCAGACCGTGACCCCAAGCCTGAAGCCTGCGGGTCCCAAAGCAAGCCAGAGCCGATTCCAGGTGGACGTTGTCGCGGAGGCGGCAGCCGCATCGGCTGCGGAAAAGAGCAAAAGACATTCTACTGAAAAGCCCCCCGCTTTAAGTAAGGGAACTGACCGGCCGGCGAGCGAGGAGTCGAAAGGTAGATTTAGGGTGGTAAACTTTGTGGATCCCAGCGGGGTAGAGATCCCACCAGATGCAGATGGAGTCCAAAGTGGGGACACAATTAAGAGCGAGGGCAGCTTACATTCCTCCACCGGTGGAACGCACCACTATTATTACGACACCCACACTAACACCTATTACCTGAGGACTTTCGGCCACAACACAATCGATGCGGTCCCGAACATCGATTTCTACCGGCAAACCGTGGCGCCACTTGGAGAAAAGTTGATTCGACCCACTCTCTCGGAGCTACACGATGAGCTCGATAAG GAACCCTTCGACGAGGGCTTCGCTAACGGGGAGGAGCTAACCCCCGCGGACGAGGCCGCCGTGACGGAGCCGGCGGAGCAGAAAGGCGCGGTGAAGTTCGGCTGGATCAAAGGCGTCTTG GTACGCTGCATGTTGAACATTTGGGGTGTCATGCTCTTTATCCGTATGACCTGGATTGTGGGCCATGCAGGCATTG CTCTCTCGTGCGTGATTATTCTTATGGCGATGGTCGTTACCACCATCACTGGACTCTCAACCTCAGCAATAGCGACCAATGGATTCGTGAGAGGGG GTGGGGCGTATTATTTAATATCTCGGAGTCTGGGCCCAGAGTTTGGCGGGTCCATTGGTCTCATCTTCGCCTTCGCCAACGCTGTGGCCGTCTCCATGTACGTGGTGGGCTTCGCTGAAACCGTGGTGGAGCTCCTCAGT ACTATAGACGCCCACATGACGGACGAGCTCAATGACATCAGGATAGTGGGGACCCTCACCGTCATCCTGCTTCTGGGCATCTCTGTCGCAGGGATGGAGTGGGAAGCTAAG GCCCAGATCTTCCTGCTAGTCATCCTCATATGCGCCATCTTCAACTTCTTCATTGGAACCTTCATCCCCATGGAATCCAAACAGCCATTGGGCTTCTTTAGCTACAAAG CGGACATTTTGATGGAGAACATGGTTCCGGACTTCCGTGGGGAGACCTTCTTCTCTGTGTTCGCCATCTTCTTCCCAGCAGCCACTGGCATTCTGGCTGGAGCCAACATCTCAGGAGACCTCACG GACCCACAGTCAGCCATTCCAAAGGGAACTCTTTTAGCCATCGTCATAACTGGAATTGTTTACCTGGGAGTTGCAGTTAGTGCAG GAGGCTGCATTTTGCGGGATGCCTCGGGCAACAGCAACGACACCATCACCGGCCAATCAATGAACTGCACAGACGCAGCCTGTAAACTAGGCTATGACTTCTCCGCGTGCAAGGCCGCCATGAACTGCAAGTTTGGGCTCCACAACGACATGCAG ATCATGAGCGAGGTGTCTGGGTTTGGGCCCCTCATCTCAGCGGGCGTCTTCTCTGCAACGCTGTCCTCTGCCCTGGCCTCGCTGGTCAGTGCCCCCAAAGTCTTTCAG GCTCTGTGCAAAGACAACATCtaccccggcctgggcgtgttTGCCAAGGGCTACGGGAAGAACAACGAGCCCCTGCGTGGCTATGTCCTCACCTTCTTCATTGGGCTGGCCTTCATTCTTATCG CGGAGTTGAACGTCATCGCTCCCATCATCTCCAACTTCTTCCTGGCATCTTACGCGTTGATCAATTTCTCGGTGTTCCACGCCTCTCTGGCCAATTCTCCAG GGTGGCGTCCCAGCTTCAAGTACTACAACATGTGGGTGTCCCTGGCGGGGGCAGTGCTCTGCTGTGGGGTCATGTTCGTCATCAACTGGTGGGCGGCCCTCCTGACCAATGTCATTGTCATGGCGCTCTACATTTATGTCAGCTACAAGAAGCCAG ATGTGAACTGGGGCTCGTCCATGCAAGCTCTCACATACCATCAGGCCCTGTCTCACTGTCTGCAGCTGACGAGCGTGGAGGACCACATCAAGAACTTCAG ACCCCAGTGCCTGGTGATGATTGGCTACCCAAATTCTCGCCCCGCCCTGCTCAACCTGGTGCATGCCTTCACAAAGAACATGGGCCTGCTGATCTGCGGGCACGTTCGTATG tttaCCCGTAGGCCGAGCTTCAAAGACCTAACGAACGACCAGGTGCGCTACCAGCGCTGGCTGCTGAAGAACAGGACCAAGGCCTTTTATACACCTGTGTTTGCCGAGGACCTTCGGCAGGGCACCCAGTACCTGCTACAG GCTTCAGGTATAGGTCGCTTGAGGCCCAACACGCTGGTGATGGGGTTCAAAAACaactggagggatggagagatgaAAGATGTTGAGACCTACATCAACATGATCCA TGATGCATTCGACTTCCAGTACGGTGCAGTTATGCTCAGGTTGAAAGAAGGACTTGACATTTCACACATTCAAGGTCAAG ATGAATTCCTGTCCACCCAGGAGAAGGCCCCGGGGGGTAAGGATATCGTGGTGTCCTTCGACCTGAGCAAAGACTCAGACGGTGACTCGTCCAAAACCTCCTCCAGAATCTCCACGGCCCAAAGCAGCCCCATCATTCAGAAAG AGAAGAGCCCTCCCGCGGCCTTAAGCGCGGCCGATCAGAGGCTGCTGGAGGCCAGCCAGAGCTTCCAGAAGAAGCAGGGCAAGGGCACCGTGGACGTCTGGTGGCTGTTCGACGACGGCG GCTTGACATTACTCATTCCATATCTGCTGACGAACAAGAAGAAATGGAAGGACTGCAAGATCCGGGTGTTTATTGGTGGGAAGATCAACAGAATCGACCATGACCGCAGAGC AATGGCAGCTCTGCTGAGCAAGTTCAGGATAAGCTTTTCCGACATCACCGTCCTCGGGGACATCAACACCAAGCCGAAGAAAGAAAA cgttgCGGCCTTTGAGGAGATGATCGAGCCGTACAAGCTGAAGGAGGACGACATGGAGCAGGAGGCGGCCGAGAGGCTGAAGGCCGAGGAGCCGTGGAGGATCACTGACAACGAGCTGGAGCTGTACAGAGCCAAG ACCAACCGGCAGATCAGACTGAACGAGCTGCTGCAGGAGCACTCCAGCACGGCAAACCTCATCGTGAT GAGCATGCCCCTGGCCAGGAAGGGCGCGGTGTCCAGCGCCCTCTACATGTCCTGGCTGGAAACCCTTTCCAAGGACCTGCCCCCCATCCTGCTGGTGCGGGGGAACCACCAGAGTGTCCTCACCTTCTACTCTTAa
- the LOC118206936 gene encoding cortexin-3-like isoform X2, producing MSDDEAGPGEPGRGPVRMSVRLLWDDPLHLTWTMEAEPFTSTLLRSGGPVLDPGMTLEQKTTFVFVIFLFIFLGILIIRCFRILLDPYRSMPTSTWGDGLDGLEKGQFDYALA from the coding sequence acgATGAGGCCGGGCCGGGCGAGCCGGGGCGGGGTCCAGTGAGGATGAGCGTGCGTCTCCTGTGGGACGACCCGCTGCACCTCACCTGGACGATGGAGGCGGAGCCCTTCACCTCCACGCTGCTGCGGTCGGGGGGCCCCGTGCTCGACCCCGGCATGACCCTGGAGCAGAAGACCACCTTCGTCTTCgtcatcttcctcttcatcttcctggGCATCCTGATCATCCGCTGCTTCCGCATCCTGCTGGACCCCTACCGCAGCATGCCCACCTCCACCTGGGGCGACGGCCTGGACGGCCTGGAGAAGGGCCAGTTCGACTACGCCCTGGCGTAG